Within the Vicia villosa cultivar HV-30 ecotype Madison, WI unplaced genomic scaffold, Vvil1.0 ctg.001241F_1_1_2_unsc, whole genome shotgun sequence genome, the region TGATTATTATATTGTTGTCAATGCAGGTTGCTTATGGTAGTTGTGGACCTTAaatgttgtagttgttgttgagTTGCATTGACTTGTATGACATGCATCATATGTCGTTGTTGTTGTGAAGAGGCTGGTTCACAGGTTCGGTGTGGGACTTTATGACTTATCCCAAACTTGGTGTTGGGGCTTGGATCTTCGTGAGGGGTTTAGAGTTTGCTATTAATTGGAACCCGATTCGTATGAAGAACTAAATATTGAGTCAGTACCGCGTGCATATAAAGTTGAGTTGTGAGTTTGCTTCAAAGTGAGGATCGTGACGAGCATTAGTTATTTCGAAGTTGCATTGCATTACATGATGACGAGATGTGTGTGTAAATATGAGCAATCTTGTACGATTTATATGTGTTTGATTATGATGTGGGTGAAACAAAAATACGTGTTTTCGTGGTGCATGTATGACATATGTGTGATTGAGTTGTGTGTGAATCTATCCTAATTGTTTATGCACCATTTATTATTTGAATGTATTCTCACCCCTTTAGTCGGAGTACAGATAAGCAGGTAAATGAGTAACTACTTAGAGTTGGAGGATGACGAGTGGCCATTCTTCTTTTAGTTCATTTTGTATTTTGGATTACGTTATCTGATTCTATAACACTGGGTGAGGGCAAATGTTATTTCATTCTGCTTAATTATGTTGCGAAGTTGGATGTTATACGCTCaacgttttgtttttttttctgttgTTATGTCAAGTTGGTTGCTGCAATTGTTTGAAAATTTAACAAAGTATTGAGTCATGGCATGCATGCTTCATATTATGTTGTTTGATAAATTCCGCTGCGATAACaggtgttgcatgttttaaattttaagttcATATGTTACCGAACAGGTTGTGCATTTGTGATGTGTGTGACATCCTAATGTGATTAAGTGTTATACcttgatttaattgttttattatatATGGAGAAATTAGGTTGTTACACATATACCTTAGCACCAAATAGAGATATAGAGTCTTTCACCTTACGTAATCAAGTCCTCTAGAACCACCATATAAGGCTTCTTGCCGCAGTGGGCAAACCATAACCATCACAAATTGTTATAAACCTACTATGTCCTTGCATGGGTAACATGCACACATGTACTTTTTGACAAGTACATTATGTATAGAATTTGCAAAAGTTCCACAAACTTATTAAATTGCTTctcaattttaaattttgaaaacatTTGTGGGAATTATATAGGTGGTTTGTATGGTGGTGGAGGAACATAAGGTTTTTCTTTTTCCTCCTATACAACCTCATTTGTTGGTTGAACCCTTTCATTCTCCTTATTGTCACTCCTGTCTTTCTCTTTATGGTCATCAAGTTATTTCCCATTTCTTTGGGGGCAACGTTTAAATTCCCTTTTAGATTTTGTTCGGGTTATCCTTGAATTGTCCTGGGAGGTTTAGAGGATGAAACAAATTTGCGTGCTCCTCGGGAGATTTAAGTCTTAAACATTTTATTATGGGTGACTATGGAATCTACCTTAGATGTTATATGCCTAATGATTTCATTTGTGTGCAGGTTCTGATTTTGAAACTCATCATTTTTTGTTTGAGTGATCACAAAATTTTCAATTAGACTCAATATTGGACTTTTTAGGAGTGAAATCACCCTTTTGTCCTTGAAAACCTAAAGGTTCAACTGCTTATAGGGGTAGAGGTGTTCTTGTAAGAAAATTTTTGGTGGTTTCTGCACAATGGGTTATACGTATTAGAATATGGATTCCCTCTCTCAAAATTGTTAGGGTAATTAATGTTCTGCAAACTAGACTCTCCATTTGAAATCATTTTACACTCAAAACTAGCATGATCAATAATCCCACAAATCTCACAAGGTGGAAAAGTGGGGGTGACAACAATAGCGTTCAATTTATCAAACTTTTGAATAAAACATCAACTTTAGAAGCAATATGACCTAAAacaacaatttcaaaccaaacCCCTATTGTGAGGGAGGACGCTCATTAGACTTTAGGTCATTTTTCCATTGGTAGTGGTTTTGTGACATATCTTCGATGATAACATATGCAATCTCTATAATTTTGGTCATTAAAGTTCCTCCTGCAACGACATCTACTATCATCCTCGTGGTGTATAAAAGCCTGTTTTAAAAGTATGAACAATTATCCATTTTTCAAGCTCGTGATGAGGGCACAACCTTAACATCTCCTTAAAATACTATCATGCTTCATAAAGCGATTCTCCGTTCTTTTAGGTAAAATTAGTGATTTGATTCCTTAATTCGACAGTTTTATTAGAAGGAAAATATTTGGCAagaattatttttaattcatcCCATATTGTGATGAAATTAGAGGGTAGAGAATGTCGTCAAGCTATAGCTCTATCCATTGATAAAAAAGGAAAGAGTCTAACTATAATGGCATCGCGGTGACTTAGATTCTCTGGGAGGattaaaagaatattttggtggaatcgatgaaaaaaataaaaattaatattagaaCAAAGTCTTTGGCAACGGTGCTGAAAACTTAATAAGTCGTAAGTACACGATTTATATCAACAAGTAAAAATATTGTTCCATAAAGACTTGTTATGATTACCGATTCTTTTTATCTTTTGGTCAGTTAAGAGAAATGATTTAGTTGACAAAgatataaaaatagataaaaacaTATTTGTATGAAAACTAGCAAAAGTGTTACAAGGAGTTTCTCGATAAAAATCTATATGCATTTCAACGTTTTTAGTGAATAAATCTCCCCCAAACGGATGATATTTGTGTCCTTAATAACTCAAAAACCAACTATAAGTAATCTTTCATTATAAACGCGGTTGAAcattaaacaaaatataattgaCGATTTTGCAATAGTTGGAAGGATTATGGTCGTAGAAATGGCAACAGGTGGGCAGTAGTCCTCCCTATCAACTTGTCTTCTTTTCTACAGCTTTTGAAGTTCTTAGGAATTCTTCCAACAGCTTTCGACATTGAGTCTTTAACACATGAACTTGAACAATGTAACATTTCTTCTCCTTTGCATTACTGAAACAAAGTAAAGTAatataaataatagtaaaaatgaaaataaaatcataCTCAAAATactaaattaacaataaaatcaagctctaaatataaatataaactaatattaTCATATTTTTACTTTATGTTTTACATTTAAGTTTACACAAAGCTGAAAGCACTTTACTTCTTGAGCTTAAATTACTATTTTTCAATCTAACAATATGCTTTATTCAAATATACCCATGAGATGATTTTTATTAACTGCATATTTAGAATTTAAAATGAGCTACAATTCAACCTCTCCATCTAGTTCTAGTGAGAGACTCTTTCACTTTAAGAGTTTTGTAAAATTATTGTAGAATCCACATAATATAGCACACTCATTTgagttttaattaataataaattaaaaacctGTTTAAATATGCACTCTTTCCGTCCGACATAAATTGTGataaataattttatcaaaattaaaataaaatcataaataaagaagaaataaatattttaccaAATTAACTATTGGTGATTCTCATTATCATAGAtataaactaaaaacaataatttgagaataatacatataatataattaaatagttttctttaaataatattttattaaaaatgacaattctctattttttttacaaataagaccATTATTAGAAAATAGAGTGTGTTATTAGCCCTCTTTAAAAGAGTTACTTAATCATTgactgaaaaataaaattttccttatcaaaaaaaaaaagaaaaataaaattttgttctTGCAAATCTAATAAACTAAAGTAATTTTAGAAGTGatgaataacaaaaaaataaaataaagtcgaGCCATGTCGACCTCCCAAAATTATTGGCCAATAAAGTGATAAATCCGCCCACACAAAAAATTAGTGTTTGGTTGAATAAAACCCTAATAAAATACTCTATTCATCTCATTATAAATATCTATCTCTTTGATATTGCTCTATCTCAAATTAACTATTATCTTATGATATTAATAAAGTATTAACTACTATTCTTTAATAATATGCTCTTATTTGTTGTATGTACCATTTAATTATTTCTTGACTACAATTAATTaagatattttaataaataaaacttgTTGTATTATTAAATCAATATAACTAATCATGCAATCATCGTTATCCTTATAATTACCACTTTTGAATAAAAAGGTGGATTGGGACAGTGGGTACGACGTTTGTGGAACTGGTGAAAACTCCTCCATATCCTACAAACTCGGAGCACGCCACAAAGATCAAATTATTAAAGTTGACAATTATTCAACAAAAAGAGAGAGTTCTTGCTTTAACGGTGATTTTGGAGCATTGCAAGTGCATAGTAATGGGTTATGCTATGACCCTTACCACCCTAGTTGTCATTTTCACACGTCCATAATATCCAACCATTTTATGCTACTATTCTTGAGGATTAAGTGACATTCCATCATATTTCAATTCAATCTATTCTCTCTTTAAGGgagaaaattcaaatttccaTTTTTGTGTAAAATTTCAAGAAAATTGTTAAACAAGCTCAGTGAGTCACATCATAATATTGTTGCCTATTTTAGAATTTAGAATCTAATTCTAAGGTAAAACACTATTCCACTCTGACCAATCGTGTGCCATTTAAATATCACTTTTTTTTAATAGCCATTTAAGTATCACTAAAAACTGTTTGGTTAATCATTAGTAGGCAATAGCACATTAGATAATGTAACAGTTCTATTTATGTCACTTTGTATATATTGGAATAATCTTATTGGACTCAAAAATGTATATCTTATGCAAAACATGTCAAATGAACTGCGTGAATATTAGACCACCGCATTCTTAGTCGCCGAACCTGAACTAAAGTCCATGTTCCATCTATTTTATCATATGTGGACTTTGAGGCGTCCAAAAGATAACGATTTAAATCATGTCACTGAAAGAAAAAACCATCCCTCCTGCTTGTCTGCCCCAAAAAACCCTCAATAAATATTTCAACCTCATGGCTTTAGAGAATCATTACCTAATCTTATCAAACTCTATCCTACAAAATTTTTTGCTATCAAACACGTGGGCAGGCTCTCACCTtattgtatatatatttatatctacAATACTATAAATACATCAatagttttaaaatttatattaaattacatAAATTATTCCACCATATTATCAAAATATTTACACAACAATAATAATTTTCTTCAAAATGGAGAAAATTTGGGTAAAATCGAGTAAATTTATGTGATGCTATTCAATTTTAGAGAGGTGAAGTTGATTTTATCCAAATTCAAAACTTCACTTCCATTTTACTAATGATTTAACTTGAAATTCTTACCCAAATTTGTTAAATTGAGCGATTTATACAAGATAAAACTTGATTTTAAcaactatatttttattttaatgttcAAATCACAACCATTAACTATAATGCCACGCTCAACTTGTATTATTTCAAGTAATGTAGCTTTCAAACAACTGTTGAATAGTGGGATGCATTTCAATCAACATCCAAGTCTCTTATATCACAACCCAAGTTTAGTCCACTATTTTTTAATGAAGAATTATTGAATCCAAATATTTACCCGCTTTAATGATCAATATGTGAGGTTCTTTTGAATAATAAAAAATCGCTTTCTTAAATGACAATTTTTAGATTAATACTGTCTTCTAGTTATAGGAATCTTTAAGCTTTGATACTAGCAATCTTTCAAAAGATGCTCTTCATTCCAATATTTTATAAATCAAAGCATCTCAACTTCTATATATAGCATTATTATAAGTGCTATCTAGATGAACCATACTCAAGACCTTGTTGCTTACTTGGCTTTTCTTCATAGCCATTGTTTAGAGAAAGGGCAACAACAAAACAAGAGATGTGGGATCTATCAAGGGAAAAACTAGTAATGGTAGTGCAAAACTATTATGACATAATCATGGTCTTATTTCTCTCTATAGGATTAACATATTTAGCTTCAAGAGCTTGGAAAAAAGCTACAAGCAAGAGAGAAGACATCCCTGGCCGGCTTGGATTACCTCTAATTGGtgaaactttttcttttctttcagccAATAATAGTACAAGAGGTTGCTATGATTTTGTCAGACTTAGACGATTGTGGTAAGTGATTTATTTCAATCTTGATATGTACAAATTCAGGAATCCTCTCAGGCATATAGTGGCTGATTATTGTTGTATTGTCTAAGGCTAAACTATGTTTTCATGGTTCTATTCACTTCCATTTTTAACAAAATAGTATACTACATATGTGCAAGTCAACTGTGGAGATTTTTATACTAGCACATAATGGAATCAATTAGAAAATGATTATTAATATGCGTGTTTTCGTCTAAAACCAAAATACTAGATCACACCCTGTTAAGGGAGTGAACTCCCCTACCATTTGGACTACCTCCCTTCGCCATGCCAAATCCAAATCGTTTGATACCAAACATAGTTTCCAGAGTGTTAAGACCAAAAGGTGATCAGTGTTTTGGTTTAAATATGCAACTAAACAATAACCTTGATTATTGAGTTCTAATCCTAAATATCCAAAGTTGAATATTAGACCAAAGTATTTTTCAGAAgacaatcatatttattataaagtTGTACGAATTctgataaataataatttgaaatacTTGCCGATGGAACACGGGTGATTTGTTGGTTTGATGTAATTAGGCACGGGAGATGGTTCAAGACAAGGCTATTTGGCAAGATTCATGTATTTATTCCTAATCCTGAAGGTGCGAGGACCATATTTGCTAATGACTTTGATCTATTCAACAAGGGCTATGTAAAATCAATGGCAGATGCTGTAGGAAAGAAAAGCTTGTTGTGTGTACCAGTTGAGAACCACAAAAGAATAAGGCGTCTTCTATCTGAACCATTCTCCATGACTTCCTTATCTGCATTTATCACAAAGTTTGACAAAATGTTGTGTGGAAGGCTGCAAAATCTAGAAGGAAAGGGGAAAAGTTTTAAGGTGTTGGATTTCTCAATGAAGGTAAAATCAAATTTACTTTCCTTTTGTACACAAATAATATATTGATATTTTCTGAAAGCACTCAACTGTAACAGTATTTAGATGGTAACTCAATTAATCTATAACTGTAACATTTAGAAGGTAAATCAATCTACATTTATAGAAATAAAACTCCGACAGCataatagtaattaggtttttATGTCTTCATTTTCACATCGCAACCCCAACTGCGGTTACATGAGCCGTAATTGACTGCAGTTTTTTGCAATAATCAAAGACTGTGACTTCGACTATGACTGTTTAAATATGAATTTCAAGTTGAAGTTATACTGAGATATGGTGTGAGTGTGACTCCTAACTCCTATGAAATGTTTgacatatatagatgacatttgATGCAATGTGCGATATGCTGATGAGCATCACGGAAGATTCATTACTACGACAGATCGAGAATGACTGCACTGCTGTCTCTGATGCTATGTTGTCCTTTCCAGTCATGATTCCAGGCACAAGATACTATAAAGGCATCATGGTTAGTGATGTTTACACATTTGTGATTTATTAGTTCTGGTAAATTATAGAATGGCCTACTAGGATTAAATTTGAGTGATTGAGTCAGTTATTCGCTTCCTATGATTACTGAGTAATTTAAGGGAAAAAACAAACATCTAGTTTTTACTTTGTCTTCCCTAAAGTTTTATATGGTTGAACTAAATACTATAGCTTAAGCAGGGTCGTAAAAGGCTCATGGAAACCTTCAGAGAGATCATTGCTAGACGTAGGACGGGAGAAGAATCTCCAGGGGACTTCCTGCAGTCCATGTTGCAGAGAGACTCATTTCCAGCCAGTGAAAAGCTTGATGACTCGGAAATTATGGATAATCTTTTGACATTGATAATTGCGGGACAGACTACAACAGCAGCGGCAATGATGTGGAGTGTAAAATTCCTACATGAAAACAGTGATGCACAGGACATACTCAGGGTAAGATGATGATGCATGGCTCTATTATAATTATGATAGTAAAATCATGGACCCGATAGATCTAAATTTATTATCATAATGTTAATCTTGACTTGCAGGAGGAACAGTTGTCTTTAACCAAAATGAAGCCAGAAGGAGCCTCACTTAATCATGAAGATATCAACAACATGCGTTACGGTTTGAAGGTTGGAATTTAGAATTAAAGCAACATTACATAACTAATAAAAACGATTACTTGTCTACAAAATGGTACTACAGAATTACTAAAATGTCTAGAATCTCTCGGTGTTTTATCCAGGTAGTTAAGGAAACACTAAGAATGTCTAATGTCCTGTTATGGTTTCCTCGTGTTGCACTTAACGACTGTACAATTGAAGGTAAACTACTCAACTCCTTTAaagatattaataattaataaaatcaagTTTCTCATTAGATTTAGCTTCAACTATTGGAGGGCTTCTATTATCTGTCTCTCTTTTGTTCATGGTAGTCTTATTAACTATACAAATGTCAACAACAGGGTATGGAATAAAGAAAGGCTGGCACGTTAACATCGATGCAACTTGTATACATTATGACTCAGATATATTCAAGGATCCATTGAAATTTAACCCACAGAGATTTGATGTAGTTAGCTCTCTCtccctctatttattttttaCGACTTTTCTGCCACAGAAAATTATTTTTCACTAATTATATCTGCAGGAAATGCAAAAGCCCTACAGTTTTATACCTTTTGGATCAGGGCCTAGGACTTGCCTTGGGATGAATATGGCAAAAGTGACAATGTTGGTCTTTTTACACAGGCTAACTAGTTGTTACACGTGAGTTTTTTCTGCCATGCCAAAAATCTTATCCTTTTTTTATGAACAAATGAACGAGAATTAAAAGATACTTCTGTGTAGGTGGACCCTTGATGATTTAGATACTTGCTTAGAAAAGAAGGCACACATACCTAGACTAAGGAGTGGCTGTCCAATAACATTGAAGTCCATAAGCAAGAGCATGCCATAGGCATAGACAGGTGTCATGGAGATTTATCACACGTGAAAGCCCAAGAACGATGCAGTATACAGCTGGGTATATGAATGTCTGCAGACTTGTGAGATTTGAGGCAAACATCATAACAGGAGATAAATCTGCTCAATAATTATTAATGCATAATCAAATTTCTCCACCACTTTAAAGAATTGATATTGTTAATCTGTTTAGTTTGTAtactatatataaatataaattagaaaATAACTTAAGTTGCAACTTAATCTGGTGGCGGAGGATCATGAGACTTTTTATACCTTGAGGGTAAATCAACACAAAGAATAACCAGCAGCTTGTTAGAACAGTTCATGCGAGAAGAGAACCACATTTCGGGTGTTTTGTTCTGTTTGAAATGTTGAAAATCTTGGATAGCATTGCATAGCATAAACCACCTAAAGTGTTATAGCGGTATAGCCGATAATGGGATAGCTGCTAATGCAAAGACTAAAAACCAATGTATAAAGTAAACATAAATACTCAAAAATAGACTAGTAAACAAAATTAAAGAGATCATCATACTTAACAGTTAAAGAATCTAAAGTATAGAATAATAAAAGTTAAACAGAGAAGAAGCTGAACTAAAAGTAGGAAGAAGAGCAGATCGATTATTTGTGAGCAAGAAGATAACATTACTATTCAAAGGGCTCAGATGGAAATAGTTTGAGTTTGATTTCGGTCCAAGGATCTGTGGGTTATGGCACCACCTGGCTTTATATGGAGCAACCACATGGCTTGGCTTTGTTGCTCAAGGGGAGTCAAGTCTTGTTTGCAAGTTACAAAATTCACTGTATGGTCTAAAGCAATCGCCCTGAGCTTGGATTGGAAAATTCAGCAAGGTTATTAAGCAGTTTGGCTTGATTCGCCGTGAAGCTAATCATTATGTATTTCTTTAAACGTTCATCTTTGAACAAAGTCATTTATCTTGTGGTGTATGTAGATGACAAGCAACATTCACTCAACCAATTTCATATCAAAGATTTAGGTTGATTGCattattttcttggaattgaagTAGCTTAATCACAAGCAAGCATAGCAATCtctaagaaaatatatttttgatatcTTGGGATACTTGATTGTAAACCAGTTAATACTTCTATGAACCCTAATGCGAAGCTTCAACAAAATCAAGGGGAGTCATATACTCGCCCAGGAAGATATGGAAGGTTAGTTGGGAAACTTATTTATCTCACTATGACAAGGCCATATATTTCGTTTACAATTAGTGCTGACTCAATTTCTCAATTCACCTTGTGATAATCATTGGGCCTTGGGGTGTTGCAGTTGGGATCTTGAGGTAGATTAAAGGGACGCCTAGGGAAAGACGTGTTTATTTGGACAAAGATCATACCAATATTATTGGATATTCAGAGGCAGACTGGACAGTTGATATGAATGACAAAAGGTCTACTTCAGGTTACTATGTTTTGATTGGAGAAAATTTAATTTCATGGAGAAGTAAAAAGCAACTTGTTGTTACAAGGTCAAGTACAGAGGTAGAATGTCGTGCTATGGCCGATACTACTTGTGAACTTTTATGGCTGAAGCACTCGTATTGAACTTATGTGTGATAATCAATCGGTATTGTATCTTTCTTCAAATTCGGCTTTACAAGAGAGGATTAAACACACAAAAGTTGATTGTCATTATAAGAGAGAAGACCTTTTCTGGCATCACTAAAACCTCTTCAGTGAGCTCAAATGATCAGTTAGCTAATATTTTCACCAAATCTCTACAGAGACCTCAAGTTGATTATATGTATGTAACAAGTTGGATGCATATGATACATATGCTCCATCTTGAGGGGGGAGTGttgaacattttttatttattagcatTGATATAATttccttatattttattttttcctttctcGAGAGATTCTCTCTTGTATATAAATTGGCACAACCTCGTTGCAAAATACATGTTAATCATTTTAAACTACTCAACTGTGTAAACAGAATATCTATATATCAAAGGGATATTGCTATTGCCCCGACACTTTTGATGGAAGGTATGTCTGACACCAACACGGCACCGGCGGCACACGTGATTACATTCAACTAATTCACTGTTTCAAATTTTTATATGTCTCTGTCATTACCGTGTCCAGGGTTTGTGTCGGTGCTTCATAAAACATAGTTGATCCACACTCCTTCATAGCTATATGTATTAGGGACCAGGATGCTTAGAAGTTTTAGATATACTATCGGCAGTAAAAACCAGTGTTAATAACTGGATTAGGCATAGATGACAAACTACGATATGTTTCAAGACTCATCACTTGCACTTTATTCTTTAAACTACACCCTTACATTTGCTTCATTATTTCCAAAATTTGTATCATTTTATCCTAGATATCAAACAGTGACAAGCAGCCATTATTAGCAATGTGG harbors:
- the LOC131634150 gene encoding abscisic acid 8'-hydroxylase 1-like, translated to MWDLSREKLVMVVQNYYDIIMVLFLSIGLTYLASRAWKKATSKREDIPGRLGLPLIGETFSFLSANNSTRGCYDFVRLRRLWHGRWFKTRLFGKIHVFIPNPEGARTIFANDFDLFNKGYVKSMADAVGKKSLLCVPVENHKRIRRLLSEPFSMTSLSAFITKFDKMLCGRLQNLEGKGKSFKVLDFSMKMTFDAMCDMLMSITEDSLLRQIENDCTAVSDAMLSFPVMIPGTRYYKGIMGRKRLMETFREIIARRRTGEESPGDFLQSMLQRDSFPASEKLDDSEIMDNLLTLIIAGQTTTAAAMMWSVKFLHENSDAQDILREEQLSLTKMKPEGASLNHEDINNMRYGLKVVKETLRMSNVLLWFPRVALNDCTIEGYGIKKGWHVNIDATCIHYDSDIFKDPLKFNPQRFDEMQKPYSFIPFGSGPRTCLGMNMAKVTMLVFLHRLTSCYTWTLDDLDTCLEKKAHIPRLRSGCPITLKSISKSMP